A window of the Rhizobium viscosum genome harbors these coding sequences:
- a CDS encoding MetQ/NlpA family lipoprotein, with product MTKNKNINAISLSRRAALAVAASAAALISFAAPAPSFAEDKSIKVGIMSGEDEDVWRVVTSEAAKKGLKIETVTFNDYTQPNEALERGEIDANAFQHQPYLDNQIKQNGYHIVRVGYTGVWPIGLYSKKHKSVAELPDGAVIGVPNDPSNEGRALRVLQNEGLIKLKDGTGILATIVDVADNPKNIEIRELDAGIVGRSIDDLDAGVVNTDWALKSGLSPAERVAQEPIADNPYRNFIAVKEENKDADWVKTLVSSYQNDTVKAEFDKVYKGTGLSAY from the coding sequence ATGACCAAGAACAAGAACATCAATGCCATTTCGCTTTCGCGCCGTGCGGCTCTCGCTGTTGCCGCCTCTGCGGCTGCACTTATTAGCTTTGCGGCGCCGGCTCCTTCCTTCGCGGAAGACAAGTCGATCAAGGTCGGCATCATGAGCGGTGAGGATGAAGATGTCTGGCGCGTCGTCACCAGCGAGGCTGCCAAGAAAGGTCTCAAGATCGAGACGGTTACCTTCAACGATTACACCCAGCCGAACGAGGCTTTGGAGCGCGGCGAAATTGACGCGAATGCTTTCCAGCACCAGCCGTATCTCGACAACCAGATCAAGCAGAACGGCTACCACATCGTCCGGGTTGGCTATACCGGCGTATGGCCGATCGGCCTCTACAGCAAGAAGCATAAGTCCGTTGCTGAATTGCCCGATGGTGCCGTGATCGGCGTGCCGAACGATCCGTCCAACGAGGGCCGTGCGCTGCGTGTTCTGCAGAACGAAGGCCTGATCAAGCTGAAGGACGGCACGGGCATTCTTGCCACGATCGTCGATGTCGCCGACAATCCGAAGAACATTGAAATCCGCGAACTCGATGCCGGTATCGTCGGTCGCTCGATCGATGACCTCGATGCGGGCGTCGTCAATACCGACTGGGCGCTGAAGAGCGGTCTTTCCCCGGCAGAACGCGTCGCGCAGGAGCCGATCGCCGATAACCCCTACCGTAATTTTATCGCGGTGAAGGAAGAGAACAAGGATGCCGATTGGGTGAAAACACTCGTCTCCTCCTATCAGAACGACACGGTCAAGGCAGAGTTCGATAAGGTATATAAGGGTACCGGCCTTAGCGCCTATTGA
- the msuE gene encoding FMN reductase, producing MSAPKLVGLAGSFNRPSKTFALVENIAGLAAEKYGFDNTIYDLTDVGPSLGQALRRDDLDNRAREIIADIADADVLVIGAPTFKGSYPGLFKHLIDLIDPHELRAKPIVITATGGGDRHALMVEHQLRPLFGFFMAHTLPTAVYASDRDFTDYRVSSEQLSKRIGEVIGELAAFFPGRNSRLIAAE from the coding sequence ATGTCTGCACCCAAACTGGTCGGTCTTGCCGGCAGCTTCAATCGTCCCTCGAAGACCTTTGCGCTGGTTGAGAATATCGCCGGCCTCGCTGCCGAAAAATATGGTTTCGACAACACGATCTACGACCTGACGGATGTCGGCCCCTCGCTCGGCCAGGCGTTGCGCCGCGACGATCTCGACAATCGCGCCAGAGAAATCATCGCCGACATCGCCGATGCCGACGTCCTCGTCATCGGCGCACCGACCTTCAAGGGGAGCTATCCGGGTCTCTTTAAACATCTGATCGATCTCATCGACCCGCATGAGCTGCGTGCCAAGCCGATCGTCATCACCGCGACCGGCGGCGGCGATCGCCATGCGCTGATGGTCGAGCATCAGCTGCGCCCGCTCTTCGGCTTCTTCATGGCTCATACGCTGCCGACCGCCGTCTACGCCTCGGACCGCGACTTCACCGATTATCGTGTCTCTTCCGAACAGCTGTCCAAGCGCATCGGCGAGGTCATCGGCGAGCTCGCAGCCTTCTTTCCAGGCCGAAATTCCAGGCTGATTGCAGCAGAATAA
- a CDS encoding MFS transporter: MASVAESAPRFEKTAMSILVAVSFCHMLNDIMQSLLASLYPLFKANYNLDFVQIGLLTMTFQVTASLLQPLVGIVTDRWPMPYSLPVGMASTFCGLILLGNAGSFELLLVAASLIGFGSAVFHPESSRVARLASGGRHGFAQSFFQVGGNAGQAIGPLLAAFIVLPNGQHSVSWLSGIAMVGIVVLSWVGNWYMSHRRQNATKAAPSRALPLPQSKVVWALLILVLLTATKNVYMASVSSYFTFYVIDRFQLDVQQAQLMLFLFLGSVATGTFLGGPIGDRFGARFVIWFSILGVIPFALLLPYANLFWTGVLSVVIGLIFASAFSAIVVFAQELVPGRVGLIAGVFFGFAFGAGGLGAALLGGFADSHGIAFVYRICSYLPLLGLFTIFLPRIPKHRVV; the protein is encoded by the coding sequence ATGGCATCCGTTGCCGAGAGCGCCCCCCGATTTGAAAAGACTGCAATGTCCATCCTGGTGGCAGTCAGCTTCTGCCATATGCTCAACGACATCATGCAGTCGCTGCTTGCCTCGCTCTATCCGCTCTTCAAAGCCAATTACAACCTCGATTTCGTGCAGATCGGTCTCTTGACCATGACCTTCCAGGTCACGGCGTCGCTGCTCCAGCCGCTCGTCGGCATCGTCACCGACCGTTGGCCGATGCCCTATTCGCTGCCGGTTGGTATGGCGAGCACCTTCTGCGGCCTGATCCTGCTCGGCAATGCCGGCAGCTTTGAACTGCTTCTGGTTGCCGCAAGCCTCATCGGCTTCGGCTCGGCCGTCTTTCATCCGGAATCTTCGCGCGTCGCGCGTCTTGCTTCCGGCGGTCGCCACGGCTTTGCGCAATCCTTCTTCCAGGTGGGCGGCAATGCCGGCCAGGCGATCGGTCCGCTGCTGGCTGCCTTCATCGTACTGCCGAACGGTCAACACAGCGTGTCCTGGCTTTCCGGCATCGCCATGGTTGGCATCGTGGTCCTGAGCTGGGTCGGGAACTGGTACATGAGCCACCGCCGCCAGAACGCCACCAAGGCGGCTCCGAGCCGTGCCCTACCGCTACCGCAGAGCAAGGTCGTCTGGGCACTACTCATCCTCGTGTTGCTGACGGCGACGAAAAATGTCTACATGGCAAGCGTCTCAAGCTACTTCACATTCTACGTCATCGATCGTTTCCAGCTCGATGTGCAACAGGCGCAGCTCATGCTCTTCCTGTTTTTAGGTTCCGTTGCCACCGGCACCTTCCTCGGCGGTCCTATCGGCGATCGTTTCGGCGCTCGCTTCGTCATCTGGTTCTCGATCCTCGGCGTGATTCCGTTCGCGCTGCTGCTGCCCTATGCGAACCTCTTCTGGACAGGCGTGCTCAGCGTCGTCATCGGCCTGATCTTCGCCTCTGCCTTCTCTGCCATCGTCGTCTTCGCGCAGGAGTTGGTGCCAGGTCGCGTCGGCCTGATCGCCGGCGTCTTCTTCGGCTTCGCCTTCGGTGCGGGCGGTCTCGGTGCGGCCTTGCTCGGTGGCTTTGCCGACTCGCACGGTATCGCCTTCGTCTACCGTATCTGCTCCTACCTGCCGTTGCTCGGCCTGTTCACCATCTTCCTGCCGCGCATCCCCAAGCACCGAGTGGTTTAA
- the panB gene encoding 3-methyl-2-oxobutanoate hydroxymethyltransferase: MSAVGSAKRLTPTRIRAMKGGTPIVSLTAYTTPMARLLDEHCDLLLVGDSLGMVLYGMESTVAVTLEMMIAHGKAVMRGVAKSCVVVDMPFGSYQESKELAYRNAVRILQETGCDAVKLEGGEEMAETISFLTARGIPVLGHIGLMPQQVHTAGGYRSVGHSEEEVTKIRRDADAIGNSGAFAVVIEGTVETFAREVTTAIPVPTIGIGASAACDGQILVSDDILGLFNDFTPRFVKRYDELGKRVGAAAAAYADEVRSRAFPTEKHTFKRRS, from the coding sequence ATGAGCGCTGTCGGTTCCGCAAAACGCCTGACGCCAACACGAATCCGGGCTATGAAGGGCGGAACGCCGATTGTGTCTTTGACGGCCTACACGACGCCGATGGCGCGGCTCCTGGATGAACACTGCGATCTCCTGCTCGTTGGGGATTCGCTCGGCATGGTCCTCTACGGCATGGAGAGCACCGTGGCAGTGACCCTTGAGATGATGATCGCCCATGGCAAGGCGGTGATGCGCGGCGTCGCTAAATCCTGCGTGGTCGTCGACATGCCCTTCGGCAGCTACCAGGAGTCGAAGGAACTGGCCTATCGCAATGCCGTGCGCATTCTGCAGGAAACCGGGTGCGACGCAGTCAAGCTCGAAGGCGGCGAGGAGATGGCCGAGACGATTTCCTTCCTCACCGCGCGCGGTATTCCGGTCCTCGGACATATCGGGCTCATGCCTCAGCAGGTTCATACCGCAGGCGGCTACCGATCTGTTGGACATTCCGAGGAGGAGGTTACGAAGATCCGGCGTGACGCCGACGCGATCGGCAACTCGGGAGCCTTTGCGGTCGTCATCGAGGGCACGGTCGAAACATTTGCCCGCGAGGTAACGACTGCAATTCCTGTTCCGACGATCGGGATTGGTGCCTCGGCTGCCTGTGACGGCCAGATCCTGGTTTCGGACGACATACTCGGACTATTCAACGACTTCACGCCGCGCTTCGTCAAACGGTACGACGAACTTGGAAAGAGGGTCGGGGCGGCGGCTGCCGCCTATGCGGACGAGGTGCGCTCCCGCGCTTTCCCCACGGAAAAACACACATTCAAGCGCCGGTCTTGA
- the panC gene encoding pantoate--beta-alanine ligase → MQVLSSIEAVRAALAAVKANGEGVGLVPTMGYLHAGHMELVARARAENEIVVASIFVNPLQFGPTEDLTRYPRDLQRDRTMLEKAGVDILFAPGVEDMYPRPMKTVVDVPELGCELEGAVRPGHFAGVATVVSKLFNIVQPSNAYFGEKDYQQVVIIKRMVEDLAQPVRIVSVPTVRDADGLALSSRNVYLSEKERRAAVIVPRALAEAERLVAQGLTDPQVLEAKLIGFIGGEPLVTPEVVAVRDASTLRHVSKIEDPVVVALFVRLGTTKLLDNRVITRKGSSGTGEVQ, encoded by the coding sequence ATGCAGGTCCTATCGAGCATTGAGGCTGTGCGCGCAGCGCTTGCGGCGGTGAAGGCAAATGGCGAAGGCGTCGGTTTGGTGCCAACGATGGGTTATCTTCACGCGGGGCATATGGAACTTGTCGCGCGCGCCCGCGCCGAAAACGAGATCGTCGTTGCCTCGATCTTCGTCAATCCGCTCCAGTTCGGGCCAACGGAGGACCTGACCCGATACCCGCGGGATCTGCAACGCGACAGAACGATGCTGGAAAAAGCAGGCGTCGATATTCTCTTTGCGCCCGGCGTCGAGGATATGTATCCGCGCCCGATGAAAACTGTGGTTGATGTGCCGGAGCTTGGCTGCGAGCTCGAAGGCGCCGTTCGACCGGGGCATTTCGCGGGTGTTGCCACCGTTGTCAGCAAGCTCTTCAATATCGTCCAGCCGAGCAACGCCTATTTCGGCGAGAAGGATTACCAGCAAGTCGTCATCATCAAACGGATGGTTGAGGATCTGGCTCAGCCGGTGCGCATCGTTTCGGTACCGACGGTCCGGGATGCGGATGGTCTCGCTCTATCTTCTCGTAACGTCTATCTCAGCGAGAAGGAACGACGCGCAGCGGTCATCGTCCCCCGTGCTTTGGCCGAGGCGGAGCGCCTTGTCGCTCAGGGCCTCACTGATCCGCAGGTCCTTGAAGCGAAGTTAATCGGCTTCATCGGCGGTGAACCCCTGGTAACGCCGGAAGTCGTCGCTGTGAGGGACGCTTCGACGTTGAGGCATGTCTCGAAAATCGAGGACCCGGTGGTAGTCGCGCTGTTCGTGCGGCTTGGTACGACCAAGCTCCTCGACAACCGGGTGATCACGAGAAAAGGTTCGTCTGGAACGGGGGAAGTACAATGA
- a CDS encoding transglutaminase-like cysteine peptidase — MYKHGLVIVVTLASLLAVQTAHADGPAGAARGLKTAPVFSYISEKRRTAAPFAHVMFCARNPDECTARGDASEVSLSPLADEQLRAVNTSVNRSIRSLDDRSDQGDVWQVNVTAGDCEDFALTKRDHLVAMGWSTKALRIAVTKTPTGKGHAVLVVRTDRGDLVLDNRTNAIKSWNDTDLRWLMIQSGDNPRIWYEL; from the coding sequence ATGTACAAGCATGGACTGGTTATCGTGGTGACGCTTGCATCTCTGCTCGCGGTTCAGACCGCTCACGCGGACGGTCCTGCCGGTGCAGCCCGTGGCCTGAAGACGGCGCCTGTGTTCAGCTATATTTCTGAAAAGCGCCGGACTGCCGCGCCTTTCGCGCATGTGATGTTTTGCGCTCGAAATCCCGATGAGTGCACTGCTCGCGGCGATGCTTCCGAAGTCTCCTTGAGTCCCCTGGCGGACGAGCAGCTTCGCGCCGTCAACACCTCGGTCAACCGCTCGATCCGCTCGCTCGACGACCGGTCCGATCAGGGCGACGTCTGGCAGGTGAACGTCACTGCGGGCGATTGCGAGGATTTTGCGCTGACGAAGCGCGACCACCTCGTCGCCATGGGTTGGTCGACGAAGGCACTGAGGATCGCCGTGACCAAGACGCCCACCGGCAAGGGCCACGCGGTTCTGGTCGTCAGGACCGATCGCGGCGATCTGGTGCTTGACAACCGTACGAATGCGATCAAGAGCTGGAACGATACGGATCTTCGCTGGCTGATGATCCAGTCCGGCGATAATCCTCGGATATGGTACGAACTTTAG
- a CDS encoding 2-hydroxychromene-2-carboxylate isomerase has translation MTKPVEYFFSIGSPWSYIGLDAFAELAVKNDITVKPYLTTVVEENGGIFSRNRPEIRRAYWIRDLRRWARVRGKTLILENRPELSDPTPASFFVIAAYLDGQDWIGVTRALQHAFWSEAKDIGRPDIRETIVNTAGFDGSALLRRQADNDVQRKWAADRVHARERGVFGFPTFAYEDELYWGQDNLPFLERHLHGDKP, from the coding sequence GTGACGAAACCAGTTGAATACTTCTTCTCCATCGGTTCGCCTTGGTCCTATATCGGCCTTGATGCCTTTGCCGAGCTTGCCGTAAAGAACGACATCACCGTCAAGCCGTATCTGACGACGGTCGTTGAAGAGAATGGCGGGATTTTCTCGCGCAATCGCCCTGAAATTCGCCGTGCCTACTGGATCCGCGATCTCAGGCGCTGGGCAAGGGTGCGCGGCAAGACTCTCATCCTCGAAAATCGCCCCGAGCTCAGTGATCCGACACCGGCCTCCTTCTTCGTCATTGCCGCCTATCTCGATGGCCAGGATTGGATCGGCGTAACGCGCGCTCTGCAGCATGCGTTCTGGAGCGAAGCAAAAGATATCGGCAGACCTGATATCCGCGAGACGATCGTCAACACTGCCGGTTTCGATGGCTCGGCCCTGTTGCGACGGCAGGCCGATAACGATGTCCAGCGGAAATGGGCAGCTGATCGCGTTCATGCACGCGAAAGAGGCGTCTTCGGCTTCCCGACCTTTGCCTATGAGGACGAGCTCTACTGGGGGCAGGACAATCTGCCCTTCCTCGAACGCCATCTTCATGGCGACAAGCCGTAA
- a CDS encoding LLM class flavin-dependent oxidoreductase, with product MSGNAISIGHIGFLTPGNYPDDDPLSGLEQTLQLLGFGEELGFNSAWARQRHLEPGISSATAFLAAATQRTSRIELGTAVIPIGYESPYRLAEDLSTVDVLSKGRLNVGLSAGRPLHADLIGPLAFDGDWQNHDFSHERVLRFCGNLKGTFLGDENTFIKTPFGPQRPRLQPYAKGLVDRIWYGGGSLRSASWAGQNGFNLLIGNVTSGEETDDFFLAQSRQFEAYRASGGAERRVALGRVIVPFDSADAATRQRYSDYAAGRYERTLSPQGERHTLFARDLVGTSEQILERLLADPILPHVSELRLELPYEFEHDEYRQILHDFATHIAPELGWNTKTTLRAAS from the coding sequence ATGAGCGGCAACGCGATTTCGATCGGCCATATCGGTTTCCTGACACCCGGCAACTACCCGGATGACGACCCGCTCTCCGGGCTCGAACAGACATTGCAGCTTCTTGGCTTCGGTGAAGAGCTGGGCTTCAACAGCGCCTGGGCCCGTCAGCGGCATCTGGAGCCCGGCATCTCATCGGCAACCGCCTTTCTGGCGGCTGCCACCCAGCGCACCAGCCGTATCGAACTCGGTACGGCTGTCATTCCGATCGGTTATGAAAGTCCCTATCGGCTTGCCGAAGATCTCTCGACCGTCGATGTTCTGTCGAAGGGAAGGCTGAATGTGGGCTTAAGCGCCGGTCGTCCGCTGCATGCCGATCTCATCGGTCCGCTTGCCTTCGATGGTGACTGGCAGAACCATGACTTCTCGCACGAGCGCGTGCTGCGCTTTTGCGGCAATCTCAAAGGAACCTTTCTCGGCGACGAGAATACGTTCATCAAGACGCCCTTCGGGCCGCAGCGCCCGAGACTGCAGCCCTACGCTAAAGGCCTGGTCGATCGCATCTGGTATGGCGGTGGCTCGCTGCGGTCGGCCTCATGGGCCGGCCAGAACGGTTTCAACCTGCTGATCGGCAATGTCACGTCCGGAGAGGAGACCGATGATTTTTTCCTCGCCCAGTCCCGTCAGTTCGAAGCCTATCGGGCTTCCGGCGGAGCGGAACGGCGCGTGGCGCTCGGTCGGGTTATCGTGCCCTTTGACAGTGCGGATGCAGCCACCCGCCAGCGATATTCAGACTATGCCGCCGGACGATATGAGCGCACGCTGTCTCCCCAGGGGGAACGACACACGCTGTTTGCCCGCGATCTCGTTGGGACGTCAGAGCAAATCCTGGAGCGCCTTCTTGCCGATCCCATCTTGCCGCATGTGAGCGAGCTCAGGCTGGAATTGCCCTACGAGTTCGAGCATGACGAATATCGCCAGATTCTGCATGACTTCGCCACGCACATTGCTCCCGAGCTCGGCTGGAACACGAAGACTACCCTCCGAGCGGCATCGTGA
- a CDS encoding ABC transporter substrate-binding protein, producing MIFSRLRIVSIAAIASLTTCYAGMAAADEFDLSPEQPKRVHAQRNEAAIASIPKGFKFVTSGKFTVAVSPGGPPLATYATDAKTVVGADPEYANAIAESLGLQLELVPVAWIDWPLGLTSGKYDAVISNVGVTEQRKEKFDFSTYRKGLHGFFVKADSAITSIKEPKDAAGLRFIVGAGTNQERILLRWSDDDVKAGLKPLELQYYDDEAASLLALRSGRADVIVQPHAQLVYIAGRDKNLKRVGTLSAGWPDRSDVAITTRKGSGIADTLTLATNGLIKDGTYAKILAQWQLSEEALPASETNPPGLPKF from the coding sequence ATGATATTTTCAAGGCTACGCATTGTATCGATTGCCGCCATCGCATCTCTGACAACCTGCTATGCGGGCATGGCCGCGGCTGATGAATTCGACTTGAGCCCCGAGCAGCCGAAACGCGTGCACGCTCAGCGTAACGAGGCGGCGATCGCGTCCATTCCGAAGGGTTTCAAGTTCGTCACATCAGGCAAATTCACGGTTGCCGTAAGCCCGGGTGGGCCGCCGCTTGCGACTTATGCGACGGATGCCAAGACGGTCGTCGGTGCCGATCCGGAGTACGCGAACGCCATTGCCGAGAGCCTCGGGCTGCAGCTCGAACTCGTCCCCGTTGCCTGGATCGATTGGCCACTTGGCCTGACATCAGGCAAATATGATGCTGTTATTTCCAACGTCGGTGTTACCGAACAGCGCAAGGAGAAGTTCGATTTCTCCACCTACCGGAAAGGTCTGCACGGCTTCTTCGTCAAGGCTGACAGTGCGATCACCTCGATCAAGGAGCCGAAGGATGCGGCAGGACTGCGCTTCATCGTCGGCGCCGGCACCAATCAGGAGCGCATACTGTTGAGGTGGAGCGATGATGATGTCAAAGCGGGTCTGAAACCGCTCGAACTGCAATATTATGACGACGAGGCAGCAAGCCTCCTGGCGCTACGCTCGGGCCGTGCCGATGTCATCGTCCAGCCGCATGCCCAACTCGTCTATATCGCCGGCCGCGACAAGAACCTCAAACGAGTTGGAACGCTGAGCGCCGGCTGGCCCGATCGCTCCGACGTTGCGATCACCACCCGCAAGGGAAGCGGCATTGCCGATACGCTGACACTCGCCACCAATGGCCTGATCAAGGATGGAACCTATGCAAAAATCCTTGCGCAATGGCAGCTGTCGGAGGAGGCACTGCCTGCCTCCGAGACGAACCCGCCCGGCCTGCCGAAATTCTGA
- a CDS encoding ABC transporter substrate-binding protein produces MAFRNRASYLLAGVVALVTLGFGTAQAAEKFNLSPDTSNRVRAEKDEAAIKAIAPNFKFVEPGKFTVAVNAWDPPIATYASDAATVVGADPDLAQLLADSFGLELNLVSVAWADWPLGVTSGKYDAVISNVTVTEERKEKFDFSTYRKDVLGFYVKSDSKITEIKEPKDVAGLKVITGAGTNQEKIILEWDRQNVAAGLKPIEVQYYDDRAAADLALQSGRADVEFNPNATQAYSSSIKGHTKLVGIVSGGWPLTAEIAVTTKKGAGLADAVTVALNDLIKNGKYGEVLTHWSLNAEAVDEAKTNPPGLPKSGS; encoded by the coding sequence ATGGCATTCAGAAATAGAGCTAGCTACCTGCTTGCCGGTGTCGTCGCCTTGGTGACACTCGGTTTCGGCACGGCGCAGGCCGCTGAGAAGTTCAATCTCAGCCCCGACACGTCAAACCGCGTTCGCGCCGAAAAAGACGAAGCCGCGATCAAGGCGATCGCGCCGAACTTCAAGTTCGTCGAACCGGGCAAGTTCACCGTGGCTGTCAACGCCTGGGATCCGCCGATTGCAACCTATGCATCCGACGCAGCGACCGTGGTCGGCGCCGATCCAGATCTGGCGCAACTGCTCGCCGATTCCTTCGGCCTAGAGCTGAACCTCGTTTCGGTTGCATGGGCGGATTGGCCGCTGGGCGTCACCTCCGGCAAGTATGATGCCGTCATCTCCAACGTCACGGTGACCGAGGAACGCAAGGAGAAGTTCGATTTCTCCACCTATCGCAAGGATGTGCTCGGCTTCTACGTGAAGTCCGACAGCAAGATCACCGAGATCAAGGAACCGAAGGATGTCGCTGGCCTCAAGGTCATTACCGGTGCCGGCACCAATCAGGAAAAGATCATCCTGGAATGGGATCGCCAGAATGTTGCTGCCGGCCTGAAGCCAATCGAGGTCCAATATTATGACGACCGTGCCGCCGCCGATCTGGCCTTGCAGTCCGGCCGTGCGGACGTCGAGTTCAATCCCAACGCGACGCAGGCTTACAGCTCCTCCATCAAGGGGCATACAAAGCTCGTCGGTATCGTCTCCGGCGGCTGGCCGCTGACGGCTGAAATCGCTGTTACGACGAAGAAGGGCGCCGGCCTTGCCGATGCTGTGACAGTCGCGCTCAACGACCTCATCAAGAACGGCAAATATGGCGAAGTACTGACGCACTGGAGCCTGAACGCCGAAGCCGTCGACGAAGCCAAGACCAACCCGCCGGGGCTGCCGAAGAGCGGTTCGTAA
- a CDS encoding amino acid ABC transporter permease/ATP-binding protein gives MALTSDYAGIETGGRAGDRTLQDYSRLRIVPARHPGRVAGTIFAALVIAAVLYSTFTNPRWGWNVFAEWFFAAPVLAGLGRTLLLTLLATISGSILGTALALARVSRSPLLSGLSWGYIWLLRSIPVIVLLLVLNNLGYLYETVTLGVPFTGTVLFEYPTTQLLTPFAAAFLGLTLNQSAFFAEIVRGGILSVDQGQLEAASALGLSRRRQAFRIVLPQAMRSILPTGFNEIIGLAKATSMVYVLALPELFYTVQVIYRRNLEVIPLLMVATVWYLVIMTVLSIAQHYIERYFAKGALRNPKPLPFHSFFQRFVRPVSALAVSGDFTRTSGFRDATTLRAGGAVRIHGISKSFGSLKVLDGIDLNLPAGSVTAILGPSGSGKSTLLRAINHLERVDGGFISVDGDLVGYEQKGDVLYELKEKDILKRRADIGMVFQSFNLFPHLTVLENLIEAPIQVRGVSREEAIQLAQELLARVGLSDKINAYPRQLSGGQQQRVAIARALALRPKVLLFDEPTSALDPELVGEVLDVIKELARTGTTLVIVTHEIGFAREVADTVVFMDGGHILEAGSPARIFNGAEHPRTREFLAKVL, from the coding sequence ATGGCACTGACGAGTGATTATGCCGGCATCGAGACCGGTGGCAGGGCAGGGGACCGAACGCTTCAGGATTATTCCCGACTGAGGATCGTCCCGGCGCGACATCCCGGCCGGGTTGCCGGCACCATATTCGCCGCTCTCGTCATTGCTGCCGTCCTCTATTCGACCTTCACCAATCCGCGCTGGGGCTGGAATGTTTTTGCCGAATGGTTCTTTGCGGCGCCCGTTCTTGCCGGCCTCGGGCGCACGCTGCTTCTGACACTGTTGGCAACGATTTCCGGTTCGATCCTTGGCACGGCACTGGCGCTCGCCCGCGTCTCGAGATCGCCGCTGCTGTCGGGATTATCCTGGGGCTACATCTGGCTGCTGCGATCGATCCCGGTCATCGTTCTGCTCTTGGTGCTGAACAATCTCGGCTATCTCTATGAGACGGTGACACTCGGTGTGCCGTTCACCGGCACCGTCCTCTTCGAATATCCGACGACACAGTTGCTGACGCCCTTTGCTGCGGCGTTCCTCGGCCTCACGCTCAATCAGTCGGCCTTCTTCGCCGAGATCGTCCGCGGCGGCATCCTATCGGTCGATCAGGGGCAGCTCGAGGCCGCTTCGGCACTCGGTCTCTCTCGCCGCCGTCAGGCTTTCCGTATCGTGCTGCCGCAGGCGATGCGCTCGATCCTGCCGACCGGGTTCAATGAGATCATCGGTCTCGCCAAGGCGACCTCCATGGTCTACGTACTTGCCCTGCCGGAACTGTTCTACACGGTCCAGGTCATCTATCGCCGTAACCTTGAAGTCATTCCGCTCTTGATGGTGGCGACTGTCTGGTACCTCGTCATCATGACGGTGCTGTCGATCGCCCAGCATTATATCGAGCGCTATTTCGCCAAGGGCGCGCTGCGCAACCCGAAGCCGCTTCCCTTCCATTCTTTCTTCCAGCGCTTTGTCCGTCCGGTGTCTGCACTGGCAGTCTCGGGCGACTTTACCCGCACCTCCGGTTTTCGTGACGCAACGACCCTTCGCGCCGGTGGGGCGGTGCGCATCCACGGCATCTCCAAGAGCTTCGGTTCTTTGAAGGTGCTCGATGGCATCGATCTCAATCTGCCGGCAGGCAGTGTCACCGCCATTCTCGGCCCTTCCGGCTCCGGCAAATCGACTCTGCTGCGCGCCATCAATCATCTGGAGCGCGTCGATGGCGGTTTCATCTCGGTTGACGGCGATCTCGTCGGATACGAGCAGAAAGGCGATGTGCTCTACGAACTCAAGGAAAAGGACATCCTCAAGCGGCGTGCCGATATCGGTATGGTGTTCCAAAGCTTCAATCTCTTCCCGCACCTGACAGTGCTCGAAAACCTGATCGAAGCGCCGATCCAGGTGCGTGGCGTGAGCCGTGAAGAGGCCATCCAGCTTGCCCAGGAACTGCTTGCCCGCGTCGGCCTCAGCGACAAGATCAATGCCTATCCGCGCCAGCTCTCGGGCGGCCAGCAGCAGCGTGTCGCCATTGCCCGCGCCCTGGCACTTCGCCCGAAGGTGCTGCTGTTCGATGAGCCGACATCGGCGCTCGATCCGGAACTGGTCGGAGAAGTCCTCGATGTGATCAAAGAGCTGGCGCGCACGGGCACGACGCTTGTCATCGTCACGCACGAAATCGGCTTTGCCCGCGAAGTTGCCGATACCGTCGTCTTTATGGACGGCGGCCATATCCTCGAGGCCGGCTCGCCGGCTCGCATCTTCAATGGCGCGGAACATCCCCGCACACGTGAATTCCTCGCCAAGGTTCTCTGA